Proteins from a single region of Sphingopyxis sp. BSN-002:
- a CDS encoding VOC family protein, with protein MGHVKGIGGLFFRSKDPEKLAAWYRARLGVGGGCSADDSVPPNQWVWNVTAGPLVFAPFKAETDYFPADRQHMLNLRVDDLDAVLAPFREAGDEIITKPEWDDPAVGRFARVHDPEGNPIELWEPPASA; from the coding sequence ATGGGACATGTAAAGGGTATCGGCGGCCTCTTTTTCCGTTCGAAGGATCCCGAAAAACTGGCCGCCTGGTACCGCGCGCGCCTTGGCGTCGGCGGCGGGTGCAGCGCCGACGACAGCGTGCCGCCGAACCAGTGGGTATGGAACGTCACAGCAGGTCCGCTCGTCTTCGCGCCCTTCAAGGCCGAGACCGACTATTTCCCCGCCGACCGGCAGCATATGCTCAACCTGCGCGTCGACGATCTCGACGCGGTGCTGGCGCCGTTCCGCGAGGCCGGCGACGAGATTATCACCAAGCCCGAATGGGACGATCCGGCGGTTGGCCGCTTTGCGCGCGTTCACGACCCCGAGGGCAATCCGATAGAATTGTGGGAGCCGCCGGCTTCCGCATGA